TAATATTGCCCACAATTTGCAGAATGTCGCGCTGGGTATCTATAGTAAAATCATCTTTGCCGACAATTTGATGGCGCAGGCGTAGCAAATTGGTCATTTGAAATTTGGCAGCGGGAATGCTTTCCCGATCCTTTGCCGAAACCGAAATCCAAGACAGACGCAAACCGTAGGGAGAGGTTTTGCCAGTGATTTGACTTTCCATGGTGGTCAAGGGAACAAACACTCGGTCGTCTTGGTTGGTTCCCAAAAACGACCCCTTGGGTTCCATCACGCCAACCACTTGAAAGGAAACCCCTTTGATACGCATGCGTTTGCCAATGGGGTCTACATTACCAAACAAGCGATCGCTTATATCTACTCCTAACACGACCACGCGATCGCTGCGGCGAATATCAAAATCAGTAATAAAACGACCCTTATCCACATCAAAACTGCGAACTTCGGTAAATGCCGGCGTGGTTCCCACCACCAAGGTTTGTAAATTTTTGTTGCGATACGTGAGCACCTGTTGGTTTTGCAATTGTGGCGCTACCGATTTCACCGTGGGAACTTGTTCGGCAATGGCTTTGGCATCCGCCCATACCAACGTTTTGGGAACATCAAATGTGGTATTCTGGGTATCGCGGTTGCCGGGAACCACAAACAGAACATTTGGTCCCAACTGTTCAAATTCCTCCTGTGCCAGGTCTTTTGCCGCTTGACCCAACCCCACCATGGCAATCACCGAAGCATTGCCGATAATCATCCCCAGCATGGTCAAACTGCTGCGCAGGCGGTGGCTGAGAAGGGTTTTTACCCCCATTTGAATGCTTTCTGCTAGGTTCATGACGGGTTCTCGTTCTCCTGTTCCAAGAATTCGTCGATGTCTGTTCCTTCCGGCAAATCCACAAATACCCGTTCGGTGGGTTTGACGCCTTCCAGAATCTGAATTTGGTCTTCAATGGTAGACCCCAGAGTTACAGAACGAAATTCCGGTTCCTGTTCTTCTTTATCCAATACCAAAACTCCGGTTTCTCCCTGATAGGTCACCACCGCCACCGTAGGTACGACAATAGCATTGCTCAAGCGATCGCCCCGAAAGGTCAAATTCACATTCATCCCCGACATCAACTTATCCAATCCCGTCTCCAACGCCACCCGCACTTGAAATAAAGTAACATTTTCTTCTTCAATAGCTTCCGGCGCAATCAAACGTACTTTGCCGCGAAACGTTTTATCGGGATAAGCATCCGCCACCACCGATACCTGCTGGTTGGGTTTGATGCGACCAATATCCACTTCCGGTACTTCCGCTAACACTTCCAAGCCTTCCGCGATCGCGACAATCGAGGTAGAAGTCGCCGAAGCGGTGGCAGAAGCCGACGTGGTGGGCGTCACAAACGCTCCCTCATCCGCATACCGCTGGGTCACAATCCCAGAAAACGGCGCGCGTACCAACGTATCTTGGAACCGTTCTTCAATTTCTCGCATGCGCCACTTACTTTCTGCCACTTCCGCCCTGACACGGGCAATATCTTCCGAGCGGGGTCCGCGCTGCAACTCCAATAAATCTTGTTGTGCCTCGTATACATCAGCTTCTGCTCTAGCAACTTCTTCTGCACGTGGTCCATTGCGCAACTCTTGCAAGCTTTCCAATGCTTCTTCCAAAGCCGAACGAGCTTGTTGCCACTCCGTC
This DNA window, taken from Geitlerinema sp. PCC 9228, encodes the following:
- a CDS encoding ABC transporter permease gives rise to the protein MNLAESIQMGVKTLLSHRLRSSLTMLGMIIGNASVIAMVGLGQAAKDLAQEEFEQLGPNVLFVVPGNRDTQNTTFDVPKTLVWADAKAIAEQVPTVKSVAPQLQNQQVLTYRNKNLQTLVVGTTPAFTEVRSFDVDKGRFITDFDIRRSDRVVVLGVDISDRLFGNVDPIGKRMRIKGVSFQVVGVMEPKGSFLGTNQDDRVFVPLTTMESQITGKTSPYGLRLSWISVSAKDRESIPAAKFQMTNLLRLRHQIVGKDDFTIDTQRDILQIVGNITNALTLVLAAIASISLVVGGIGIMNIMLVSVSERTSEIGLRKAIGASQGDLLLQFTIEAVILSITGGFIGTLLGVAGIFTISIATPLTASISPVAIVIATSVSGGVGLFFGVFPARQAAKLDPIVALRRE
- a CDS encoding efflux RND transporter periplasmic adaptor subunit, translating into MPISLFGRKFAWSTVGIVGLVAAGIAGTASTIYVATRDASADEDLVDLTVPVQAKNLTVRVTASGTIVPVRSVNLSPKTAGRLVELMVEQGDRVQQGQPIARMENEEILAQGKQAEAQLAQATAKLAELEAGNRPEEIERAKARLARAKAKLAELKAGTRPEDIEQAKAQVESAGARAELARQRRDRFETLYQEGAVSQDRYDEAVTEWQQARSALEEALESLQELRNGPRAEEVARAEADVYEAQQDLLELQRGPRSEDIARVRAEVAESKWRMREIEERFQDTLVRAPFSGIVTQRYADEGAFVTPTTSASATASATSTSIVAIAEGLEVLAEVPEVDIGRIKPNQQVSVVADAYPDKTFRGKVRLIAPEAIEEENVTLFQVRVALETGLDKLMSGMNVNLTFRGDRLSNAIVVPTVAVVTYQGETGVLVLDKEEQEPEFRSVTLGSTIEDQIQILEGVKPTERVFVDLPEGTDIDEFLEQENENPS